From Cellvibrio zantedeschiae, the proteins below share one genomic window:
- a CDS encoding GNAT family N-acetyltransferase produces MDNLRHLVEQNMFVIEAGGDQAVLHYSLSKQASGVTAIDFNSTFVPPAFRGKGLAEKLVRAGIKWAKEQGYELHASCWYAAKFIR; encoded by the coding sequence ATGGATAATCTTCGTCACCTTGTAGAGCAAAATATGTTTGTTATTGAAGCTGGAGGCGATCAGGCAGTCTTGCATTACAGTTTGAGCAAGCAGGCTTCTGGTGTAACAGCAATAGATTTTAACAGTACTTTTGTACCTCCAGCTTTCAGAGGTAAAGGCTTAGCTGAAAAGCTTGTTCGCGCCGGTATAAAGTGGGCGAAGGAACAAGGTTACGAACTTCATGCTAGCTGTTGGTATGCAGCTAAATTTATTCGATAA
- a CDS encoding pilin produces the protein MQKHNMGFTLLELMVVLAIIAILATMAMPSFESKNTRAQVIESVDLIKNLKDSVGLFYQTEKKFPRHNAEAGIPKPEFLIGNYVERIDYVMGAFNITFGNKANGVLKKKVLSIRPMVVTASPESPISWVCGNSPVPEGMTVVGVNNTNIENKYLPINCF, from the coding sequence ATGCAAAAACATAACATGGGGTTTACTTTGCTCGAGCTCATGGTTGTGCTGGCTATAATTGCTATTCTCGCAACTATGGCAATGCCTTCTTTTGAATCAAAAAATACGCGCGCACAGGTTATAGAATCAGTAGATCTGATTAAAAACTTGAAAGACAGTGTGGGCTTGTTTTACCAAACCGAAAAAAAATTTCCCAGACATAATGCTGAAGCTGGAATTCCGAAACCGGAATTTTTAATCGGTAATTATGTTGAACGCATAGACTATGTCATGGGTGCTTTTAATATCACCTTTGGCAACAAAGCAAATGGAGTGCTTAAAAAGAAAGTCCTTAGTATTCGCCCCATGGTAGTTACAGCTTCACCCGAAAGCCCCATTTCCTGGGTATGTGGAAACTCGCCTGTGCCTGAGGGTATGACTGTTGTAGGGGTGAATAATACTAATATTGAAAACAAATACCTGCCGATTAACTGCTTTTAG
- a CDS encoding MalY/PatB family protein gives MSFDFDTPISRENTGAVKFDGRKQYFGTEDVTPLWVADMDFAVPECVTRALQERINHPVFGYTLYPESLYQSIIDWFERRHHWKIERDWILMAPGVVPSLFAAVKAFANEGEGVIVQPPVYFPFFSAVTTNHRKLILNPLRETHGHYEIDFAHLESCAQQGAKLLMLCTPHNPVGRVWNEKELQEVLRIARQYDLTILSDDIHADLIYSEATHIMLGRLAQPGDKIVTTIAPNKTFNIPGLGLSALVIPNVEQRKAMKAAFETLHVGNTNPLSIVAFEAAYRDGDVWLDALMKYLESTRDLVADFLQKNIPQIKMIKPEATYLLWLDCRELGMTDPQLRDFFIRKCKVGMNPGTVFGEGGSGFMRMNIGTARAAIVESLERICENINHNNFK, from the coding sequence ATGTCATTTGATTTTGATACACCCATTTCCCGCGAAAACACCGGCGCCGTAAAATTTGATGGCCGCAAACAATACTTTGGTACCGAAGATGTAACCCCCCTTTGGGTTGCAGATATGGATTTCGCCGTACCTGAATGTGTGACCCGCGCTTTGCAAGAACGTATTAATCATCCGGTATTTGGTTATACGCTTTACCCTGAAAGTCTTTACCAATCCATTATCGATTGGTTTGAACGACGTCATCATTGGAAGATTGAACGCGATTGGATTTTAATGGCCCCAGGTGTGGTGCCATCTCTTTTTGCTGCGGTAAAAGCATTTGCTAATGAAGGCGAAGGCGTTATTGTTCAGCCGCCGGTTTATTTTCCATTTTTTTCTGCAGTTACTACCAATCACCGAAAATTAATATTAAATCCCTTGCGCGAAACTCATGGGCATTATGAGATCGACTTTGCACATTTAGAAAGCTGTGCCCAACAAGGTGCAAAATTGTTGATGCTTTGTACACCGCACAATCCTGTTGGCCGTGTATGGAATGAAAAAGAGTTGCAGGAAGTTTTGCGTATCGCAAGACAATACGACCTCACAATTTTATCTGACGATATTCATGCGGATTTAATTTATTCTGAAGCCACGCACATTATGCTTGGGCGATTAGCGCAGCCTGGCGACAAAATTGTTACCACCATTGCACCCAACAAAACTTTTAACATTCCAGGCCTGGGGCTATCAGCATTAGTAATTCCTAATGTGGAGCAGCGCAAAGCGATGAAAGCCGCGTTTGAAACTTTGCACGTCGGCAATACTAATCCCCTAAGTATTGTGGCATTTGAAGCTGCTTACCGTGATGGCGATGTCTGGTTAGATGCGTTAATGAAATATTTGGAATCCACTCGCGATCTAGTCGCCGATTTCCTCCAAAAAAATATCCCACAAATAAAAATGATTAAACCGGAAGCGACCTATTTGCTATGGCTGGATTGTCGCGAGTTAGGCATGACAGACCCGCAGCTCCGCGATTTTTTTATTCGAAAGTGCAAGGTTGGAATGAATCCAGGAACCGTATTTGGCGAAGGAGGAAGTGGATTTATGCGAATGAATATAGGGACTGCCAGAGCTGCAATTGTCGAATCTCTAGAACGTATCTGTGAAAATATTAATCACAATAACTTTAAATAG
- a CDS encoding glycoside hydrolase family 9 protein: MTKHLLGSSLISLFLLSACGGGGSSTSNNNLPSSSSTSSASSEATSSSSSSSSSSSAPAAATSLRLEAEDYIDYYDSNAANQAGADYRKGDGVDIEASTDTGGGYNVGYIDSGEWLEFGIKVTKSGNFSADARVASAQAGGKFQLELDGVKIGDELQSPNTGGWQSWQTVSGTLGTIAEGAHSLCVQMKSGPFNLNWIELKSSDGGALEVNKPTKSTKSACDHPVAPPTTTVPTKIRLNQLGFLPAAQKIAVVPGVAATSFSIVDASNTEVLSGSLSAAATWEPALESVKIADFSSLTKTGNYKIRVTGVDDQAAFAISETAYGPVNAAALKAFYFNRASLALVAANAGQYARAAGHADNIVKIHASAASTARPEGTIISAPKGWYDAGDYNKYIVNSGITTYTLLAAFENFPDYFKTQNLNIPESGNSVPDILNETLWNIEWMLAMQDPNDGGVYHKLTSKGFSGFVMPDQDTSERFVVQKTTAATLDFAATMAAASRVYANYESQHPGLSAKMLTAAKNAYAWAKANPAIYYSQPSDIQTGGYGDENVKDEFAWGAAELYIATKDDSYYTALNPASLDANIPSWGSVQSLGWISLAHNLDKLTAAADKTLIKSKLDALAATLVSKKQNSAFSVSLEKGDFFWGSNSGAMNQAMILLEAYQLDKTKHQYLEAAQSLFDYVLGRNPTDYSFVTGYGNKSPMHIHHRPSAADGIEAPVPGFLAGGATLDGTYDCGASTYPSPLIAKSYVDNECSYSSNEIAINWNAPLVYVSAGLQVLTAK; this comes from the coding sequence ATGACCAAACACTTACTTGGATCGAGCCTTATAAGTCTTTTCTTACTGAGCGCCTGCGGCGGAGGCGGCTCGTCGACCAGCAATAACAACCTCCCAAGCTCATCTTCTACGTCCAGTGCAAGCTCTGAGGCAACTTCGAGCAGTTCAAGCTCCAGTAGTTCTAGCAGCGCTCCGGCAGCGGCTACCAGTCTTCGTCTGGAGGCTGAAGATTACATTGATTATTACGACAGCAACGCTGCCAATCAGGCCGGGGCTGATTATCGCAAAGGCGATGGTGTAGATATTGAAGCCTCTACCGATACCGGCGGTGGCTACAATGTGGGTTACATCGATAGCGGCGAATGGCTCGAGTTTGGTATCAAGGTTACTAAATCCGGTAACTTCAGTGCCGATGCTCGAGTCGCCTCAGCCCAAGCCGGTGGCAAATTTCAGTTGGAATTGGATGGCGTAAAAATTGGGGATGAACTCCAAAGCCCTAATACGGGAGGCTGGCAATCGTGGCAAACGGTTAGCGGCACTTTAGGAACTATTGCAGAAGGAGCTCATAGTCTATGTGTACAAATGAAAAGCGGTCCGTTCAACCTTAACTGGATCGAGCTCAAATCCAGCGATGGCGGCGCATTGGAAGTTAATAAGCCGACCAAATCAACCAAGTCAGCATGTGACCATCCAGTCGCTCCACCCACCACAACGGTTCCCACCAAAATTCGTTTAAATCAATTGGGCTTTTTACCTGCTGCACAAAAAATTGCCGTTGTCCCCGGTGTAGCTGCAACCAGTTTTAGCATTGTTGATGCAAGCAACACTGAAGTTTTGTCAGGAAGCTTGAGCGCAGCTGCTACCTGGGAGCCTGCATTGGAATCGGTAAAAATTGCAGATTTTTCTTCACTCACTAAAACAGGAAATTACAAAATTCGCGTAACCGGTGTTGATGACCAGGCAGCCTTTGCAATTTCAGAAACAGCCTACGGGCCAGTGAATGCTGCTGCACTTAAAGCTTTTTATTTTAATCGCGCAAGTCTTGCCTTGGTTGCTGCTAATGCAGGTCAATATGCGCGTGCTGCAGGCCATGCGGACAATATTGTAAAAATCCACGCGTCAGCCGCAAGCACTGCACGCCCGGAAGGAACCATTATTTCAGCACCTAAAGGTTGGTATGACGCGGGCGATTACAATAAATATATCGTTAACTCAGGCATTACAACTTACACACTCCTCGCTGCGTTTGAAAACTTTCCGGATTATTTTAAAACACAAAACCTAAACATTCCTGAAAGTGGAAATTCAGTGCCGGATATTTTAAATGAGACTTTGTGGAATATTGAATGGATGCTCGCCATGCAAGATCCAAACGATGGTGGCGTCTATCATAAGTTAACCAGTAAAGGATTCTCTGGTTTTGTTATGCCGGATCAAGATACCTCTGAGCGTTTTGTTGTACAAAAAACAACGGCAGCCACTTTGGATTTTGCTGCAACTATGGCAGCAGCGAGCCGGGTTTATGCAAATTATGAAAGCCAACATCCAGGTCTCTCTGCAAAAATGCTTACCGCTGCGAAAAATGCCTATGCATGGGCTAAAGCAAATCCCGCAATTTACTATTCACAGCCAAGCGATATACAAACAGGTGGCTATGGTGATGAAAATGTTAAAGATGAATTTGCGTGGGGAGCAGCAGAACTTTATATCGCCACCAAAGATGACAGCTATTACACCGCATTAAATCCGGCAAGTTTGGATGCAAATATTCCCAGCTGGGGCAGCGTACAAAGTCTTGGGTGGATTTCTCTTGCGCACAATCTGGATAAGCTTACTGCCGCAGCTGACAAAACACTTATAAAAAGTAAATTGGACGCTTTGGCTGCAACGCTTGTCAGTAAAAAACAAAATTCTGCATTTTCAGTTTCTTTAGAGAAAGGTGATTTCTTTTGGGGAAGTAATTCCGGCGCAATGAATCAGGCAATGATTTTATTGGAGGCCTATCAACTGGATAAAACCAAACATCAGTATCTTGAGGCTGCACAATCTTTGTTTGATTACGTATTGGGCAGAAACCCAACAGACTATTCGTTTGTAACAGGCTATGGAAATAAATCGCCAATGCATATTCATCACCGCCCTTCTGCGGCGGACGGAATTGAAGCCCCTGTTCCTGGATTTTTAGCAGGCGGTGCAACCTTGGATGGGACTTACGATTGTGGTGCGAGCACCTATCCTTCACCTTTAATTGCAAAATCTTATGTGGATAATGAATGTAGCTATTCAAGCAATGAAATTGCCATTAACTGGAACGCGCCTTTGGTTTATGTTTCAGCTGGCTTGCAAGTTCTTACTGCAAAATAG
- a CDS encoding DUF748 domain-containing protein, whose translation MLNRSLCNLGRHLFNRVISRLYRSIILRVLIILFVLLYVAYYTLILPWVNRSVSEQYRQQTGHGLHHDKINLQLFKCNFSVGHLKDAANLWQADDVNINLACMQSLRERSIVINEITIRQLKATAVQQESGLWNFDDVIKHQQAIAKAAPAKSEKSAVPVIIKKLTVINSAVHSSMLALKNVSVDAAPLNFSIENIDLRNHKSSGFSLKADLNKSARISLTGQIDISSLSGTVEVNANNIPFIWFNGLLEPYVRLEVLNGAFEFHNRIDLIAGAPQKITGKGRLSDLKLRPTSMEQDAVKWKSLEWEDAEILLTEKSIHVPLVTLNELDGQFIIDKDRKTNVQAMIVTPAPASTTTIAAVGPSKKPWQFAVDRLAVNKAAIGFYDQSLVPSFTAIVQNFTGSIINISSDENTLASIDLNGNVDGYAPVTLKGKANIFRAAPKLDALLSFKQMDMGALSPYSAEYAGWKINKGLLSADLNYHYEDGKILGKNHVVIDHLEFGEKVRGTHVVDIPLRLGLAMLTDENGKAILDTEISGTPSDPQFKLRDIIVRALGNTLKKIVSSPFKFISNLLNTKEDLGKIQFTSGESQLTDTAKEKLNLLTEALKKRPNMRLSVQGTYDEKSDLVALKEEQVKSALQKSGVTLDSLKAHDEAWSKAVSEKYTGLGLADKNSVSGAEEKYLALIAAESVNPERLTRLAHERAQAVKQYFILQLGVSGETILLNSETRCEKAEQCATSEAIFTLEV comes from the coding sequence TTGTTAAACAGGAGTTTATGTAACTTGGGTCGTCATTTGTTTAACCGCGTTATTTCCCGCCTTTACCGCTCTATCATTCTGCGCGTTTTAATTATACTTTTTGTCCTCTTATATGTGGCTTATTACACTCTGATTCTGCCGTGGGTTAATCGCTCTGTATCAGAGCAATACCGTCAGCAAACCGGTCATGGGCTCCATCATGACAAAATTAATCTTCAACTTTTTAAATGCAATTTCAGTGTTGGCCATTTAAAAGATGCCGCTAATTTATGGCAGGCAGATGATGTCAATATTAATTTGGCGTGTATGCAATCTTTGCGTGAGCGCAGCATCGTTATAAATGAAATTACCATTCGTCAGCTCAAAGCAACTGCAGTTCAGCAAGAAAGTGGTTTGTGGAATTTTGATGATGTTATAAAACATCAGCAAGCTATTGCAAAAGCAGCGCCTGCAAAATCTGAAAAATCAGCTGTTCCTGTCATTATAAAAAAATTGACGGTGATTAATTCGGCTGTGCATTCAAGTATGTTGGCGTTGAAAAATGTTTCAGTAGACGCTGCACCCCTTAATTTTTCTATTGAAAATATAGATTTGCGAAATCACAAATCATCGGGCTTTAGCTTAAAGGCTGATTTGAATAAGTCAGCAAGAATTTCCCTTACAGGTCAAATTGATATTTCATCGCTTTCCGGTACTGTAGAAGTAAACGCAAATAATATCCCTTTTATTTGGTTTAACGGTTTATTGGAGCCTTATGTCAGGCTTGAAGTATTAAATGGTGCTTTTGAATTTCACAACCGTATCGACTTAATTGCAGGTGCGCCACAAAAAATTACCGGTAAGGGCAGGCTAAGTGATTTGAAACTCCGTCCCACCAGCATGGAACAAGATGCAGTTAAATGGAAAAGCCTTGAGTGGGAAGATGCTGAAATTTTGCTCACTGAAAAATCTATTCATGTGCCCTTGGTAACGCTTAATGAACTGGATGGGCAATTTATAATTGATAAAGACCGAAAAACAAATGTACAGGCAATGATTGTAACCCCCGCACCCGCTTCAACGACGACTATTGCAGCAGTTGGTCCATCTAAAAAGCCATGGCAATTTGCAGTCGATCGCCTGGCAGTTAACAAAGCTGCAATAGGATTTTATGACCAATCACTGGTGCCGTCTTTCACGGCGATTGTTCAGAATTTTACCGGAAGCATTATCAATATTTCATCAGACGAAAATACCTTAGCCAGCATAGATTTAAATGGCAATGTCGATGGCTATGCTCCCGTTACTCTTAAAGGAAAGGCAAATATATTTAGAGCCGCTCCAAAGCTGGATGCGCTTTTGTCGTTTAAACAAATGGATATGGGAGCTTTGTCGCCATACTCAGCGGAATATGCAGGATGGAAAATTAATAAGGGCCTGTTGAGTGCTGATTTAAACTATCATTATGAAGATGGAAAAATTCTGGGGAAAAATCACGTAGTGATTGATCATTTAGAATTTGGCGAAAAAGTTCGCGGCACCCATGTTGTAGATATTCCTTTACGTCTTGGTTTGGCGATGCTTACGGATGAAAATGGTAAAGCTATTTTGGATACTGAAATTTCCGGTACGCCTAGCGACCCGCAATTCAAACTTAGGGATATTATTGTTCGCGCATTGGGGAACACGCTGAAGAAAATTGTAAGTTCGCCATTTAAATTTATTAGCAACTTATTAAATACCAAAGAAGATTTGGGAAAAATTCAGTTTACATCTGGCGAGTCGCAGCTTACAGATACGGCTAAAGAAAAATTGAATTTATTAACAGAGGCTTTAAAGAAACGCCCTAACATGCGCTTGAGTGTCCAAGGTACCTACGATGAAAAAAGCGATTTGGTAGCACTCAAAGAAGAGCAAGTAAAAAGCGCACTGCAAAAATCTGGCGTGACTTTAGATTCCCTAAAAGCGCATGATGAAGCATGGAGTAAAGCAGTAAGTGAAAAATATACTGGCCTGGGTCTTGCTGACAAAAATTCAGTGTCGGGAGCAGAGGAAAAATACCTGGCATTAATTGCTGCAGAAAGCGTTAATCCTGAGCGTCTTACGCGTTTGGCGCATGAACGGGCGCAAGCCGTGAAGCAATATTTTATTTTGCAATTGGGCGTATCCGGCGAAACAATTTTATTGAACTCAGAAACGCGCTGCGAAAAGGCGGAACAATGCGCTACCAGTGAAGCTATTTTCACGCTGGAAGTTTAA
- the rimO gene encoding 30S ribosomal protein S12 methylthiotransferase RimO: MTVNTFDPSQTTTLDTPAKTLASQAQTGNNKGNTIGFVSLGCPKNLVDSERILTQLRTEGYNIVPSYSDADMVIVNTCGFIDSAVQESLGAIGEALAENGKVLVTGCLGAKKDEIIQIHPNVLGITGAHAYEEVLSQVHEHLPPNPKHDPFLDLVPPQGVKLTPRHYAYLKISEGCNHSCSFCIIPDMRGKLVSRPIGQVMSEAERLVKAGVKELLVISQDTSAYGVDIKNRTDFWDGRPLKTDMYQLAAALGELGVWVRLHYVYPYLHVDNVIPLMAQGKVLPYLDIPFQHASPTLLRKMRRPGQVERTLERIKSWREQVPNLTIRSTFIVGFPGETEDDFQQLLDFLKEAQLDRVGCFQYSPVEGAKANDLPDHVPDDVKQERYDRFMQLQQEISTERLKLKVGQTLQVLIDEVDDEGAIGRSFADAPEIDGCVYLNGEENVKPGDLVNVLIEHSDEYDLWGTKVD; the protein is encoded by the coding sequence ATGACCGTAAATACTTTCGATCCGTCGCAAACCACCACTTTGGATACTCCCGCCAAAACCCTGGCAAGTCAGGCTCAAACCGGCAACAACAAAGGGAATACCATTGGGTTTGTATCACTTGGCTGCCCCAAAAACCTGGTGGACTCCGAGCGCATCCTTACCCAATTGCGTACCGAGGGTTACAACATTGTGCCCAGTTATAGCGATGCGGACATGGTGATTGTGAATACCTGTGGTTTTATTGATAGCGCCGTACAGGAGTCTTTAGGTGCGATTGGTGAAGCATTGGCTGAGAACGGTAAGGTGTTGGTTACCGGCTGCTTGGGCGCCAAGAAAGACGAAATTATTCAGATACACCCTAATGTATTGGGAATCACTGGCGCTCATGCCTATGAAGAAGTTCTAAGCCAGGTTCACGAACATTTGCCACCAAACCCGAAGCACGATCCTTTCCTGGATTTGGTTCCGCCACAAGGTGTAAAGCTTACTCCGCGTCATTACGCGTATTTGAAAATTTCCGAAGGCTGTAACCACTCCTGCAGTTTCTGCATTATTCCTGATATGCGCGGCAAGCTTGTCAGTCGCCCCATAGGTCAGGTGATGAGCGAAGCGGAGCGCCTGGTGAAGGCGGGCGTGAAAGAGTTGCTGGTGATTTCACAAGATACATCTGCTTACGGCGTGGACATCAAAAACCGCACTGATTTCTGGGACGGTCGCCCACTTAAAACTGATATGTACCAATTGGCTGCGGCTTTGGGCGAGTTAGGTGTGTGGGTGCGCTTACATTATGTGTATCCATACTTGCATGTGGACAACGTGATCCCCTTGATGGCGCAGGGCAAAGTTCTGCCTTATTTGGATATTCCCTTCCAACACGCCAGCCCAACCTTACTGCGCAAAATGCGTCGCCCGGGCCAAGTTGAGCGTACGTTGGAACGTATCAAGAGCTGGCGAGAGCAAGTACCTAATCTCACCATTCGCTCAACCTTTATCGTCGGTTTCCCCGGTGAGACAGAAGATGACTTCCAACAACTTTTGGATTTCTTAAAAGAGGCACAATTGGACCGCGTTGGTTGCTTCCAATATTCGCCTGTTGAAGGTGCCAAGGCGAATGATTTGCCAGATCATGTTCCAGATGACGTTAAACAAGAACGTTATGATCGTTTCATGCAATTGCAGCAAGAAATTTCAACTGAGCGTTTGAAACTGAAAGTAGGGCAGACCTTGCAAGTTTTAATTGATGAAGTTGACGATGAAGGTGCGATTGGTCGTAGCTTTGCGGATGCACCGGAAATTGATGGTTGTGTTTATTTGAACGGCGAAGAAAACGTGAAACCTGGTGATTTGGTCAACGTACTTATCGAACATTCCGACGAATATGATTTGTGGGGCACTAAAGTCGATTAG
- the ovoA gene encoding 5-histidylcysteine sulfoxide synthase: MQTGHSTARKGNHLKDVSVQQPLFTRTPNLREENTLALRQQLHEYFVTTFDRYESLFEVLTCDQAYYEKSIPLRHPLIFYFGHTATFFVNKLLLARMIDSRINPRFESIFAVGVDEMSWDDLNDANYQWPTPAEVKAYRDQVRALVINLIETAPLQLPVDWNNPWWAIIMGIEHERIHLETSSVLIRQHKLAYVKNHPQWKPCRETGAAPINELIKIDAGNVILGKDKSNPYYGWDNEYGSHSADVSEFQASKFLVSNQEFLAFVNADGYKNKHFWEEEGQGWLAFTRAQHPTFWLKKNNQWYLRLMTEEVVMPWDWPAEVNYHEAKAFCNWKKSETGLAVRLPTEDEWYRLYDTTGLKDIGSQKANANIQLDYWASSCPVNKFSHGEFFDVVGNVWQWTETPIYPFEGFDVHTIYDDFTTPTFDERHNLIKGGSWISCGNETLRDSRYAFRRHFFQHAGFRYVVSEELKPVPGSHYETDKLLSEYAEFHYGNEYFGVANFSKALADMAIELMGDAPKLKALDIGCASGRATFELAKHFDFVTGIDFSARFIGQGVHLSQGETLRYTLTDEGELVHYKSRSLADLGLHHTKDKVEFFQGDACNLKPQFTGYDFILAANLIDRLYNPAKFLDSIHERLNMGGVLMLASPYTWLTEHTPREDWVGGFKKDGESFTTFDGLKARLGEHFELVQQPVEVPFVIRETKRKFQHTLSEVTFWKRVK; the protein is encoded by the coding sequence ATGCAAACGGGACATAGCACGGCTCGCAAAGGTAATCATTTGAAGGATGTTTCTGTGCAACAGCCATTATTTACGCGAACGCCTAATTTGCGTGAAGAAAATACCTTAGCATTGCGTCAACAATTGCACGAATATTTTGTAACGACCTTTGATCGTTATGAATCTTTATTTGAAGTTTTGACTTGCGATCAAGCCTATTACGAAAAATCTATTCCGCTGCGCCATCCCCTTATTTTTTATTTTGGTCATACCGCCACTTTTTTTGTTAATAAGTTGTTGTTGGCTCGCATGATTGATTCAAGAATTAACCCACGCTTTGAATCTATCTTTGCTGTGGGTGTGGATGAAATGAGCTGGGATGACCTCAATGATGCAAATTACCAATGGCCAACGCCTGCCGAAGTAAAAGCTTATCGCGATCAAGTGCGCGCACTAGTGATTAATTTAATTGAAACGGCACCATTGCAATTACCGGTGGATTGGAATAATCCATGGTGGGCAATCATTATGGGAATAGAGCACGAGCGTATTCATTTAGAAACCTCTTCAGTTTTAATTCGTCAACACAAATTAGCTTACGTAAAAAATCATCCGCAATGGAAACCTTGCCGCGAAACAGGTGCTGCGCCGATCAATGAATTAATTAAAATTGATGCCGGGAATGTGATATTGGGGAAAGATAAATCCAATCCTTACTATGGATGGGATAATGAATATGGCTCACATTCTGCCGATGTCAGTGAGTTTCAGGCGAGTAAATTTTTAGTCAGCAACCAGGAATTTTTGGCGTTTGTAAACGCGGATGGCTACAAAAATAAACACTTTTGGGAGGAAGAAGGGCAGGGCTGGTTAGCGTTTACCCGCGCGCAGCATCCTACTTTTTGGCTAAAGAAAAACAACCAGTGGTATTTACGTTTAATGACTGAAGAAGTTGTTATGCCGTGGGATTGGCCAGCGGAAGTAAATTACCACGAAGCTAAAGCTTTTTGTAATTGGAAAAAATCTGAAACTGGCTTGGCGGTACGTCTTCCCACTGAAGATGAATGGTATCGTTTATACGACACAACAGGATTAAAAGATATTGGTTCGCAAAAAGCAAATGCCAATATCCAGTTAGACTATTGGGCTTCATCTTGCCCGGTTAATAAATTTTCACACGGTGAATTTTTTGATGTAGTGGGGAACGTGTGGCAATGGACAGAAACGCCAATATATCCGTTTGAAGGATTTGATGTACACACCATTTACGATGATTTCACCACACCAACATTTGATGAACGCCACAATTTGATTAAAGGCGGTTCATGGATTTCATGCGGCAACGAAACTTTGCGTGATTCGCGCTATGCATTTCGTCGCCATTTTTTCCAACACGCGGGTTTCCGCTACGTTGTTTCAGAGGAATTAAAGCCAGTGCCAGGATCTCATTACGAAACGGATAAATTATTGTCGGAATATGCAGAATTTCATTATGGCAATGAATATTTTGGCGTGGCTAACTTCTCCAAAGCTTTGGCTGACATGGCTATAGAACTTATGGGTGACGCACCGAAATTAAAAGCTTTGGATATAGGTTGTGCGTCGGGTCGCGCTACTTTTGAGTTAGCTAAACACTTTGATTTTGTGACAGGAATCGATTTTTCTGCACGTTTTATCGGGCAAGGCGTCCATCTTTCCCAAGGTGAAACTCTACGCTATACGCTTACGGACGAAGGAGAACTAGTACATTATAAATCGCGCAGTCTTGCAGATTTAGGTTTGCACCACACCAAAGATAAGGTTGAATTTTTCCAGGGCGATGCATGTAATTTAAAACCACAATTTACTGGCTATGATTTTATCCTCGCTGCCAATTTGATTGACCGCTTATACAATCCAGCGAAATTTTTAGATTCAATTCATGAGCGCTTAAACATGGGTGGTGTGTTGATGCTCGCATCCCCCTATACCTGGCTTACTGAACACACACCTCGGGAAGACTGGGTGGGTGGATTTAAAAAGGATGGGGAAAGTTTCACCACTTTTGATGGTTTAAAAGCTCGTTTGGGTGAACATTTTGAATTGGTACAACAACCTGTTGAAGTTCCTTTCGTTATTCGCGAAACCAAACGCAAATTTCAACACACACTTTCTGAAGTCACTTTTTGGAAGCGTGTTAAATAA
- a CDS encoding MotA/TolQ/ExbB proton channel family protein produces MLKFLASLLLISTTSAFSASATAAELNITEQFAEGGIALVVILLMSILLVAVSMERLLNFRAKYIFPAELIAKVKPLWQEGDSEKIQALLESEKNTLGRILYYLFNHRHQQPGTLAAGASEIASLELRQHQQKAYALAIVATVAPIVGLLGTVIGMIEAFHVIAYSQGMGNPALLAGGISKALINTAAGLSVALPALAMHHFFKHRSVVFSLQLEQALNQIINEWFSSSHATLNPSNLKVVAHAN; encoded by the coding sequence ATGTTGAAATTTCTCGCATCCCTTCTTTTAATTTCTACTACTTCGGCTTTTTCAGCTTCTGCTACGGCTGCCGAACTTAATATTACCGAACAGTTTGCGGAAGGCGGAATTGCCTTAGTTGTAATCCTTTTAATGTCTATCTTGTTGGTTGCAGTGAGCATGGAAAGACTCCTTAACTTTCGTGCTAAATATATTTTTCCTGCCGAGCTTATCGCTAAAGTCAAACCTTTATGGCAAGAAGGTGATAGTGAAAAAATACAAGCGCTCCTTGAATCTGAAAAAAATACCTTGGGCCGAATTCTCTATTACTTGTTCAATCACCGACATCAGCAGCCAGGAACGCTTGCCGCTGGCGCTAGTGAAATTGCTTCGCTGGAACTTCGTCAACATCAGCAAAAAGCATATGCTTTGGCAATCGTTGCGACGGTTGCACCCATTGTTGGTTTGTTGGGAACCGTAATAGGTATGATTGAGGCATTTCACGTTATTGCCTATTCGCAAGGAATGGGTAATCCCGCGCTATTGGCTGGTGGTATATCAAAAGCACTCATTAACACTGCAGCAGGCTTGAGCGTCGCTTTACCCGCTTTAGCCATGCATCATTTTTTCAAGCACCGTTCTGTGGTCTTTAGCTTGCAACTTGAGCAAGCCCTTAACCAAATAATTAACGAATGGTTTTCATCTTCACATGCGACTTTGAATCCCTCTAATTTAAAAGTGGTGGCCCATGCGAATTAA